AACTAAAAATGGCATTTACCGCACAAGACGTAAAAAACCTGCGTGAGCAGACCGGCTGCGGCATGATGGACTGCAAAAAAGCGCTGACCGAGTCTGACGGCAACTTTGACAAGGCTGTGGAGTATCTGCGCGAAAAAGGCCTGGCCGCCGCCCAGAAAAAGGCCAGCCGTGTGGCTGCCGAGGGCATGGTGTACGCCGCTGTGATCGGCGAGGTGGGCGTTGCACTGGAAGTGAACGCCGAGACCGACTTTGTTGCCAAGAACGAGCTGTTCCAGAATTTTGTAAAAGACGTGGCCGCCGTTGTGGCTGCCCAGAACCCTGCCGATGTGGACGCCCTGCTGGCCTGCCAGATGGGTGATTCCACTGTGGAGGCCTCGCTGAAGGACAAGATCCTGGTGATCGGCGAGAACATCAAGATCCGGCGCTTCGAGCGCTACGAGGGCACCTGCGCCGCTTACATCCACGCGGGCGGCACCCACGCTGTGCTGGTGGCCTTTAACACCAGCAGCGAGATCGCCGCGAAGCCCGAATTTGCCGCCTATGGCAAGGACGTGGCCATGCAGATCGCCGCTGCGAACCCCGGTTATGTGCGCGAGAGCGAAGTTCCCGCCGCTGTGATCGAAAAGGAGAAGGAGATCCTTCTGGCCCAGATCGCCAACGACCCCAAGAACGCAAACAAGCCCGACGCGATCAAAGAGAAGATGGTGCTGGGCCGCGTTGGCAAGTTCTATAAAGAGAACTGCCTGGTGGATCAGGAGTTTGTGAAGGACCCCGAGCTCACCGTGGCAAAGTACACCGACAAGGTGGCCAAGGAGCTGGGCGGCAGCATTGAGATCGCAAAGTTCGTGCGCTACGAAAAGGGCGAGGGCCTGGAGAAGCGCTGTGATGATTTTGCGGCCGAAGTTGCCAGCATGATGAAATAATATCTGCAAGGAAAGGCCGCCGGAAAGGCGGCCTTTTTCTTTTCGAGAATAGGCTTGCATTTTGCAAAGCTTTGTGGTACACTTTAATGCGATAAAATAAGAAAGTAAAGCATAGCGAGGTGTATAATGGCTGACAAGAACCATTTGAAAAACCCGGCGACCAACGCCCTGTTTGAGGCGATCCTTTCTTTGAATGATATGGACGAGTGCTATAGCTTTTTTGAGGATCTGTGCACCATGAAGGAGCTGGCCGATATGGCGCAGCGCCTGGAGGCGGCCAAAATGCTGCTGGAAGGAAAAACCTACGAACAGATCGTAAAAAGCGTGGAGATCAGCACCGCCACCATCAGCCGGATCAACCGCTGCATCCAATATGGAAACGGCGGTTACGAGCAGGTCATCAAGCGGGTCGAGGGCAAAGAAAACTGAGATAAAAAGGGCCGGCCGCATACTGCGGCCGGCCCTTTTTATTGGAAGGGGAAAAAGCGCTGCCGGGGCAATTCCAGCTTTGTGCCGTTTGCGGGCTGCGCAGCCGTTCATTGGGGCCGAAAACGCAGCCGGCCGTCGTCGGTCATTTCGTCCACAATGGCAAGGCTCGACACCTTGTAGCCCTGGGCACGCAGGGTATCCCCGCCCTGCTGAAAGCCCTTTTCAATGGCGATGCCGATGCCGCCCACCTGGGCGCCGGCCTGGGCGCACACGTCCAAAAGGCCGTGCATGGCCTTGCCGACCGCCAAAAAGTCGTCCAGGATCAGCACCTTGTCCTGCGGCCCCAAAAACTTTTTGGAAAGGGTGATATCATAGTCTTTTCCATATGTAAAGGAATGCACGGTGGAGGTGAAAACCTCGCCGTCGATGTTTTTGCTTTTTGCTTTTTTTGCAAACACCACAGGCACGTTAAAATACCGGGCCGTCATGCAGGCGATCGCAATGCCCGACGCCTCGATGGTGAGAATTTTGTTGATGCCGTCGCCTTTATAAAGGCGGTAGAATTCCTGGCCGAGCTTGTCCAGCAGATCCACATCCAGCTGGTGGTTCAAAAAGCAGTCCACCTTCAGCACGTTGCCGGGCCGGACCTGGCCCTCGCTTAAAATACGCTGTTCTAAAAGTTCCATGACGCTGCGCACTCCCTGTTTTTAAAATAGTACTACTATTATCGCAAAGTTCGCGCAGCTTTGCAATGCCCCGGGCGCATTAAAATGGGGGAAACCCTGCAAAAAGATGATAATTCTATAACGAAGTTGGCGCTTTGGGCATAGAAAATAGAAAAACCAGGGCAGTTTTATGCAATTTACCCACTACAGCGCTTTACAACGGTAAAAAGTATGTAAAAATAGCGAATTGTTTCTTTGCAGGAATGTGTTTATAATTTAGAAAACGTTCACCAGACTTTGTGCATTACAGGACGACACGAGGCTCAGGGAGATACGTAAAACAGGAGGGAAACGTTATGAAAAGATTCTTGAGTGCGGCGCTTGCAGCGGCCATGGCGGTAAGCCTGGTTGCCTGCGGCGGCACCACTTCGGCCCCTGCGGGCTCCACCCCGGCCGGTTCCACAGCTTCCG
This window of the Oscillospiraceae bacterium genome carries:
- the yerC gene encoding hypothetical protein, with the protein product MADKNHLKNPATNALFEAILSLNDMDECYSFFEDLCTMKELADMAQRLEAAKMLLEGKTYEQIVKSVEISTATISRINRCIQYGNGGYEQVIKRVEGKEN
- the xpt gene encoding xanthine phosphoribosyltransferase, yielding MELLEQRILSEGQVRPGNVLKVDCFLNHQLDVDLLDKLGQEFYRLYKGDGINKILTIEASGIAIACMTARYFNVPVVFAKKAKSKNIDGEVFTSTVHSFTYGKDYDITLSKKFLGPQDKVLILDDFLAVGKAMHGLLDVCAQAGAQVGGIGIAIEKGFQQGGDTLRAQGYKVSSLAIVDEMTDDGRLRFRPQ
- the tsf gene encoding elongation factor Ts, with product MAFTAQDVKNLREQTGCGMMDCKKALTESDGNFDKAVEYLREKGLAAAQKKASRVAAEGMVYAAVIGEVGVALEVNAETDFVAKNELFQNFVKDVAAVVAAQNPADVDALLACQMGDSTVEASLKDKILVIGENIKIRRFERYEGTCAAYIHAGGTHAVLVAFNTSSEIAAKPEFAAYGKDVAMQIAAANPGYVRESEVPAAVIEKEKEILLAQIANDPKNANKPDAIKEKMVLGRVGKFYKENCLVDQEFVKDPELTVAKYTDKVAKELGGSIEIAKFVRYEKGEGLEKRCDDFAAEVASMMK